One region of Edaphobacter bradus genomic DNA includes:
- a CDS encoding AsmA family protein → MQKIDPTEELKSGEGTGGPRALLRHLRWIALGVLALLLLVLLPPFINVNRFQRRIATSISGSLGRPVHLDRVSLSLLPLPGFTLENFVVSEDPAFGSEPIIRANEVRATLRISSLWRRRVEFSTISFTEPSVNLVHMPDGKWNIESILLQASRIAAAPTAQEKAGPAPRFPYIEATGARLNVKEGAEKTPYSLTDAEFALWLPNPEQWRLRLQGKPMRTDTSVSDTGTLRLEAMLGRARSLGEVPIELTGSWRGAPLGEASKILFASDAGWRGDLALETTIKGTMDSSVVVAQLRLNDARLAEFVPEQALAVDLECRGQATQLFHSLTQVRCSWPPGEAQGKATLAVSGSVPDVRQWRASTLEAGVSDVPASALVAGWHVVSTRVPAGVAASGTLTGSLSFDGLKDGQAQAGRWAGELVLANASLKTATDGPSLVTGDVALRSPERPTMDPRGRRRHASPTPPASEFLLEPVKLALGGKEPALMDGRVDESGYMLHLTGMASTARLLALAKAVPQIGDGLPEALPTDRAAGPFRVDLTATRQWGEAQVWRDNTARPVAPSRKRPRR, encoded by the coding sequence ATGCAGAAGATCGATCCAACCGAGGAGCTCAAGTCTGGCGAGGGCACTGGAGGGCCGCGTGCGCTCTTGCGGCATCTGCGCTGGATCGCGCTGGGCGTGCTCGCGCTTCTGCTGCTTGTGCTGCTGCCTCCTTTCATTAATGTGAACCGCTTCCAGCGGCGGATTGCGACAAGCATCAGCGGAAGCCTGGGGCGTCCCGTGCATCTGGACCGCGTCTCGCTGAGTCTGCTGCCGCTTCCGGGGTTTACGCTTGAGAACTTCGTTGTGAGCGAAGACCCGGCGTTCGGGAGCGAGCCAATCATCCGGGCCAACGAGGTGCGGGCGACGCTGCGAATCAGCTCGCTATGGCGGCGGCGCGTGGAGTTTTCGACGATCAGCTTTACCGAGCCGAGCGTGAACCTCGTCCACATGCCGGATGGCAAGTGGAACATCGAGAGCATTCTGCTGCAGGCGTCGCGGATCGCTGCGGCTCCGACGGCGCAGGAGAAGGCCGGGCCGGCTCCGCGGTTTCCATATATCGAGGCCACGGGCGCTCGGCTCAACGTGAAGGAAGGCGCAGAGAAGACGCCCTACTCGCTGACCGATGCCGAGTTCGCGTTGTGGCTGCCGAATCCTGAGCAGTGGCGGCTGCGCCTGCAGGGCAAGCCGATGCGGACCGACACGAGCGTCTCGGACACGGGCACGCTGCGGCTGGAGGCAATGCTGGGGCGCGCGCGGTCTCTGGGCGAGGTCCCGATCGAACTTACAGGCTCGTGGCGCGGCGCTCCGCTGGGCGAGGCGAGCAAGATTCTCTTTGCCAGCGACGCCGGATGGCGCGGCGACCTGGCGCTGGAGACGACCATCAAGGGCACGATGGACTCGAGTGTGGTGGTGGCTCAGCTACGGTTGAACGATGCGCGGCTCGCGGAGTTTGTTCCGGAGCAGGCGCTGGCGGTCGATCTCGAGTGCCGCGGTCAGGCGACGCAGCTCTTCCACAGCCTGACGCAGGTGCGGTGCAGCTGGCCTCCGGGAGAGGCTCAGGGCAAGGCGACGCTGGCGGTCTCGGGTTCGGTGCCGGATGTGCGGCAGTGGCGCGCGTCGACGCTTGAGGCCGGCGTCTCGGATGTTCCGGCGAGCGCGCTGGTGGCTGGATGGCACGTGGTCAGCACGCGGGTTCCGGCGGGCGTGGCGGCGAGTGGCACGCTTACGGGCAGCCTCAGCTTTGACGGGCTGAAGGATGGCCAGGCGCAGGCGGGGCGATGGGCCGGTGAGCTGGTGCTGGCCAATGCGAGCCTGAAGACCGCGACGGACGGCCCGTCGCTGGTGACCGGCGATGTCGCACTACGGTCACCGGAGCGGCCAACCATGGATCCGAGGGGCCGCCGCCGCCATGCCTCGCCTACGCCTCCGGCGAGCGAGTTTCTGCTGGAGCCAGTGAAGCTTGCGCTCGGCGGCAAGGAGCCTGCCCTGATGGACGGGCGGGTTGACGAGTCAGGGTACATGCTCCACCTGACGGGGATGGCTAGTACGGCGCGGCTACTGGCGCTGGCGAAGGCCGTTCCGCAGATTGGCGACGGTTTGCCCGAGGCGCTGCCGACGGACCGGGCCGCTGGGCCGTTCCGGGTGGATCTAACTGCGACCCGGCAGTGGGGCGAGGCGCAGGTCTGGCGTGATAATACGGCTCGTCCGGTGGCGCCTTCGCGAAAGAGGCCGCGCCGGTAA
- the lepB gene encoding signal peptidase I, which produces MIPQTAAPSQGGERAVGAGPRKFAAGSPAPARHEAAQHHHASLLVAAQSLIYLIIIAIFIITFCVQPFRIPSGSMEPTLMIGDFLLVNKQGGDAGELDGLLPTATVRRGEIVVFHYPVNPAIHLVKRVVGLPGDHIRLRGGRVFINGRAVTEPYAMYRPSGPDNFRDNFPRLQNADPNIDSRWWIRMRTLIDNGELIVPSDSYFVLGDNRNESEDSRYWGFVPREAIVGSPLVIYFSLRAGADGEVAPYEQRASVLDALADFARWDRMMRVVR; this is translated from the coding sequence GTGATTCCGCAGACGGCGGCACCGAGCCAGGGCGGCGAGCGGGCCGTTGGCGCCGGGCCGCGGAAGTTTGCGGCGGGGAGTCCTGCACCGGCGCGTCATGAGGCTGCGCAGCACCACCACGCCTCGCTGCTGGTGGCGGCGCAGTCGCTGATCTACTTGATCATCATCGCGATCTTCATCATTACCTTCTGCGTGCAGCCGTTCCGTATCCCCTCAGGCTCAATGGAGCCAACGCTGATGATCGGCGACTTTCTGCTGGTGAACAAGCAGGGGGGCGACGCAGGCGAGCTCGACGGACTGCTCCCCACGGCGACGGTCCGGCGCGGCGAGATCGTCGTATTCCATTACCCGGTGAACCCCGCGATTCACCTGGTGAAGCGGGTGGTGGGGCTGCCGGGCGATCATATCCGTCTGCGCGGCGGCCGGGTATTCATCAATGGGCGTGCGGTGACGGAGCCTTATGCGATGTATCGCCCGAGTGGGCCGGATAACTTCCGAGATAACTTTCCCCGGCTGCAGAATGCAGACCCGAACATCGACTCGCGGTGGTGGATCAGGATGCGGACGCTGATCGACAACGGCGAGCTGATCGTGCCGAGCGACAGCTACTTTGTGCTGGGAGACAATCGCAACGAGAGCGAGGACAGCCGGTACTGGGGCTTCGTTCCGCGGGAGGCGATTGTGGGCAGTCCGCTGGTGATCTACTTCTCGCTGCGCGCGGGAGCCGATGGCGAGGTGGCGCCATATGAGCAGCGTGCGAGCGTTCTCGACGCGCTGGCGGACTTCGCCCGGTGGGACCGCATGATGCGCGTGGTGCGGTAG
- the lepB gene encoding signal peptidase I, whose product MESAQKDVETAETQQTETPLESLASICSVLAIGLFVMTFIFQNFEIPSASMVKTLLIGDHVLVDRTSLAPPAKWAPFVHYRDVRRGDIIVFLKPGEPDLFLVKRTIGLPGDHLHLRNGIVYLNGVAQNEPQAGKPVADGDPQHEYNPYRDDFPSVPPDTMYGVTATWQYELPNNIKDGDLVVPPGKVFAMGDNRTESLDSRYWGFVPRENIVGRPMFVYWSFETPADQINKQSMGDRLSFMTHILVHIFDQTRWNRTLHIIR is encoded by the coding sequence ATGGAATCGGCGCAGAAGGACGTAGAGACGGCAGAGACACAGCAGACGGAGACTCCGCTTGAGTCGCTGGCGTCGATCTGCAGTGTGCTGGCCATCGGCCTGTTCGTGATGACCTTCATCTTCCAGAACTTCGAGATTCCTTCGGCGTCGATGGTGAAGACGCTGCTGATCGGCGACCACGTTCTGGTGGATCGCACCTCACTGGCTCCTCCGGCCAAATGGGCGCCTTTCGTTCATTACCGCGATGTGCGGCGCGGCGACATTATCGTGTTTCTCAAGCCGGGTGAGCCGGACCTGTTTCTGGTGAAGCGGACGATCGGGCTGCCAGGCGACCATCTCCATCTGCGCAACGGCATCGTGTACCTGAACGGCGTGGCGCAGAATGAGCCGCAGGCAGGCAAGCCGGTGGCTGACGGCGACCCGCAGCATGAGTACAACCCTTACCGCGACGACTTCCCGAGCGTTCCGCCGGACACGATGTATGGGGTGACGGCGACCTGGCAGTATGAGCTTCCGAACAACATCAAGGACGGCGACCTTGTCGTCCCTCCGGGTAAGGTCTTCGCGATGGGCGACAACCGCACGGAGAGCCTCGACAGCCGTTACTGGGGCTTCGTTCCGCGCGAGAACATTGTGGGCCGGCCGATGTTTGTGTACTGGTCGTTCGAGACGCCAGCCGACCAGATCAACAAGCAGTCGATGGGCGATCGGCTCAGCTTCATGACCCACATTCTGGTCCACATCTTCGATCAGACGCGCTGGAACCGTACACTCCACATCATTCGATAA